In Juglans regia cultivar Chandler chromosome 13, Walnut 2.0, whole genome shotgun sequence, the following proteins share a genomic window:
- the LOC108997059 gene encoding uncharacterized protein LOC108997059 — translation MKRVENKQTCKVSRSSGRPWSFDYHLFALKLFDEDAPPQKLKFMQERFWIQFHNLPLSCMNEDRGRQLGNTIGVVEEVDVKEDGSGWGRYLRVMIVIDLQKPLARGRTINVRGEKLWIPVRYEKLPRFCFSCGCLIHGKGGCVNKSEGAEQYGVWLRADMKREKIKREGESVNQKKNNGEKVWHTQVEEDDAGNIDKGKKGSNGGETTVMEEGLSEVETEGKCVREKEKEGRLNGVVISNKQAEEVMIITNGEESVREGIGNEVEFITVVEEQKEDLNEKIQELIIKKGEWKRRAREKGKNVINIGEYLAKKRRYEGEEGGETKRLKGKKPIKSGDGEENNTLKSMVVAVQQPHLSQ, via the coding sequence ATGAAGAGAGTGGAAAATAAGCAAACCTGCAAAGTTTCTAGAAGTAGTGGAAGACCATGGTCTTTCGACTACCATCTGTTTGCGTTGAAACTATTTGATGAGGATGCACCACCACAGAAGTTGAAGTTCATGCAGGAGCGTTTCTGGATTCAGTTCCATAATCTGCCACTGTCTTGTATGAATGAGGATAGAGGGAGGCAACTGGGTAATACCATTGGGGTGGTGGAGGAGGTGGATGTGAAAGAGGATGGTAGTGGATGGGGAAGATATCTGAGGGTCATGATTGTAATAGATCTTCAAAAACCATTAGCTAGAGGCAGAACCATCAATGTGAGAGGAGAGAAGCTCTGGATTCCCGTAAGGTATGAAAAGTTGCCTAGATTTTGTTTCTCTTGTGGTTGTTTAATTCATGGGAAGGGAGGCTGTGTAAACAAAAGTGAGGGGGCTGAACAATATGGGGTATGGTTAAGAGCAgatatgaaaagagaaaaaataaaaagagaaggggAATCTGTCAatcaaaagaagaataatggAGAGAAGGTTTGGCATACTCAAGTGGAGGAAGATGATGCAGGAAATATAGATAAAGGAAAAAAGGGGTCAAATGGGGGAGAAACTACTGTGATGGAAGAGGGACTCAGCGAGGTTGAGACTGAAGGAAAATGTgtaagggaaaaagagaaggaGGGTAGGTTAAATGGGGTAGTGATTAGCAATAAGCAAGCAGAAGAAGTAATGATAATAACAAATGGAGAGGAATCAGTGAGGGAAGGGATAGGGAATGAAGTGGAGTTTATAACTGTGGTAGAGGAGCAGAAGGAAGATCTGAATGAAAAAATACAAGAACTAATTATCAAGAAGGGTGAATGGAAGAGAAGGGcaagagaaaaagggaaaaatgtaataaacattGGTGAATACTTAGCTAAAAAAAGAAGGTATGAAGGTGAGGAGGGAGGAGAAACAAAGAGGCTGAAGGGTAAAAAGCCCATTAAGAGTGGTGATGGGGAGGAAAACAATACCTTAAAAAGCATGGTGGTGGCTGTTCAACAGCCCCACCTTTCTCAATGA